A genome region from Mesorhizobium sp. WSM2240 includes the following:
- a CDS encoding LysR family transcriptional regulator codes for MEARKVFVAASSCKDGHCQPECLPSRCPRGMTARVESRLPRATLRICHPVHLMQSAIMKISGSDLHLFRVFESVVRNGGISAAQMELSLSQPTISNHLTALEQRLGVKLCERGRRGFTLTDEGRRVYEISTEISGMLDANSARLLRLRSALAGKVGIGIVDCMATDPSFRISDAIAELSETAPEIELNLKIMRPNDITKAVAENDIDIGIGGSDIKVASVRYHIIYREEHAVFCGSSHPLFQRKEEEITSAECDRHPWVHRGYWYGIQRHRFDNSAANRVAFDIEAQLLMVLSGAYLGVLPTHFAGIFEQQGRLRRLPLADEAYFAEIEVATRAGEQAANVTHVRDTIIKVHRKHL; via the coding sequence ATGGAAGCGCGGAAGGTGTTTGTCGCTGCTAGCAGCTGCAAGGATGGACACTGTCAGCCGGAATGTTTGCCCTCGAGGTGTCCCCGTGGAATGACGGCCCGCGTCGAAAGTCGGCTACCGCGCGCGACTCTGCGAATTTGCCATCCAGTACATTTGATGCAATCTGCAATCATGAAGATATCGGGGTCCGATCTCCACCTGTTTCGTGTCTTTGAAAGCGTGGTCCGCAATGGCGGCATATCTGCAGCGCAGATGGAATTGTCGCTTAGCCAGCCTACAATCTCCAACCATCTGACCGCGCTTGAACAACGGCTTGGCGTGAAGCTCTGCGAGCGGGGGCGTCGCGGGTTTACGCTCACCGACGAGGGGCGCCGGGTCTACGAAATCAGCACGGAAATCAGCGGGATGCTGGACGCCAACTCGGCCCGCCTCTTGCGCCTCAGAAGCGCCTTGGCGGGAAAGGTGGGCATCGGCATTGTCGACTGCATGGCGACCGACCCCAGTTTCCGGATTTCCGACGCGATTGCCGAGCTTTCCGAAACCGCACCGGAGATCGAGTTGAATCTCAAGATCATGCGGCCGAATGACATAACCAAGGCGGTGGCGGAAAACGACATAGACATTGGAATAGGCGGTTCCGACATCAAGGTCGCGAGCGTGAGATACCACATCATCTACCGTGAAGAGCACGCGGTATTTTGCGGATCGTCGCATCCCTTGTTTCAGCGAAAGGAAGAAGAGATCACAAGTGCGGAATGCGACCGCCATCCATGGGTCCACAGAGGCTATTGGTATGGCATCCAGCGCCACCGCTTCGACAACTCGGCCGCAAACCGCGTAGCCTTCGATATCGAAGCGCAGCTCTTGATGGTCCTGTCAGGCGCCTACCTCGGGGTCTTGCCGACACATTTTGCGGGCATCTTCGAACAACAGGGCAGGCTGCGCCGGCTTCCCCTTGCCGATGAAGCCTATTTCGCCGAGATCGAGGTAGCCACGCGCGCGGGTGAGCAGGCCGCCAACGTCACCCATGTCCGGGACACGATCATCAAGGTACACCGGAAGCATTTGTGA
- a CDS encoding GntR family transcriptional regulator, whose amino-acid sequence MPAAFSTEPRTAATAEEEAYRHVQRALRLGRYKPGDRLIPEEIAAEIGMSRMPVREAFRRLASDGLVILRPNRGCVVAGLTVDELYEIFEIRSVLEGLAVRLAMPRIDEEELEDLERLLDRMERAGQSGSSDWVVRHQEFHGRICALSQRPKLIHQISALHAVIEPYMRIWFDYIKKPLSAREEHAAVIAALRSGDAGHAEQVVQDHILGTAPTLAEFVTPSR is encoded by the coding sequence ATGCCAGCCGCCTTTTCCACAGAGCCACGCACTGCCGCCACCGCGGAGGAAGAGGCGTACAGGCACGTTCAGCGGGCCCTGCGCCTCGGTCGCTACAAGCCGGGCGACCGTCTCATTCCCGAGGAGATCGCGGCCGAGATCGGCATGAGCCGGATGCCGGTGCGGGAGGCCTTTCGCCGGCTTGCTTCCGACGGGTTGGTGATTCTGCGACCCAATCGGGGATGTGTCGTCGCCGGCCTGACCGTCGATGAACTTTATGAGATTTTCGAGATACGTTCCGTTCTGGAAGGACTGGCGGTTAGGCTGGCGATGCCACGGATCGACGAGGAGGAACTCGAAGATCTTGAGCGCCTGCTCGATCGCATGGAGCGCGCGGGCCAGAGCGGCAGCAGCGACTGGGTCGTTCGCCATCAGGAATTCCATGGCCGGATATGTGCGCTTAGCCAGAGGCCCAAGCTCATCCACCAGATTTCTGCGCTTCACGCTGTAATCGAGCCCTACATGCGCATCTGGTTCGACTACATTAAAAAGCCGCTCTCCGCGCGGGAAGAGCATGCGGCGGTGATCGCGGCATTGCGATCGGGCGACGCAGGCCACGCGGAACAGGTCGTGCAGGACCATATCCTCGGCACGGCGCCGACGCTTGCCGAGTTCGTGACTCCGAGCCGGTGA
- a CDS encoding transporter substrate-binding domain-containing protein has translation MKIRRLAAIATAFGMLGFMHAALAQEAPKAITIASEGAYAPWNFTTADGKLDGFEIELANDLCTRMKIECTFVAQDWDGLIPSLKVGKFDVIMAGMFITPKRLEIIDFTQPYAVDPGAFVVAKDSELGKLGRLAEKYNLNDEEASAAAIEKLKPLLKGKVVGVQAATQMLEFLKKYFADTIEIREYKTTEQHDLDLAAGRIDALFAQQTALAATLAKPEFADFTIAGPGFVGGLFGLGTGAGLRKEDVKLKEMLNAAIDGAIADGTIKRLSEKWLKADVTPVK, from the coding sequence ATGAAAATTCGTCGTTTGGCCGCGATAGCGACCGCATTCGGCATGCTAGGCTTCATGCACGCCGCACTGGCTCAGGAGGCGCCCAAGGCGATAACCATCGCGAGCGAGGGCGCCTACGCTCCCTGGAACTTCACCACCGCCGACGGCAAGCTGGACGGTTTCGAGATCGAACTCGCCAACGATCTGTGCACCCGGATGAAGATCGAGTGCACCTTCGTCGCCCAGGACTGGGACGGGCTCATCCCGTCGCTGAAGGTCGGCAAGTTCGACGTGATCATGGCCGGCATGTTCATAACGCCGAAGCGGCTCGAGATCATCGACTTCACGCAGCCCTATGCGGTCGATCCAGGCGCGTTCGTCGTGGCGAAGGACAGCGAGCTCGGCAAGCTCGGCCGGCTGGCCGAGAAATACAACCTGAACGACGAGGAGGCGTCCGCCGCGGCGATCGAGAAGCTGAAGCCGCTCCTCAAGGGCAAGGTGGTCGGCGTCCAGGCGGCGACGCAAATGCTCGAGTTCCTGAAGAAATACTTTGCCGATACCATCGAAATCCGTGAGTACAAGACGACCGAGCAGCACGACCTCGACCTGGCGGCTGGCCGCATCGATGCGCTGTTCGCACAGCAGACAGCGCTCGCCGCGACGCTCGCAAAGCCTGAGTTCGCCGATTTCACAATCGCCGGGCCGGGCTTCGTAGGCGGTCTGTTCGGCCTCGGAACCGGTGCGGGATTGCGCAAGGAAGATGTCAAGCTGAAGGAGATGCTGAACGCAGCGATCGACGGCGCAATCGCCGACGGCACCATCAAGCGCCTCTCGGAAAAATGGCTGAAGGCGGATGTGACGCCGGTCAAGTAG
- a CDS encoding ABC transporter permease, translating to MDITHILALAQGGWGGALLIASGVTLSLSVLGFLLGAAFGALAAGGRLSSRSIPFWLANVYGTVFRGVPDLLTIYLLYYGGSIALTQLGEFFGYAGFIGLPTFATGVLALGIISGAYQGEVYRGAYQAVDRGQFEACKALGLTRFQSLRLVIVPQLMRHALPGLGNVWQLVLKDSALISVIGLVELMRQAQIGAGSTREPFVFYVAAGALYFVIAAVTASVFRYSEARAWRGTVHA from the coding sequence ATGGACATCACGCATATTCTCGCGCTGGCGCAGGGCGGCTGGGGAGGCGCCCTGCTTATCGCATCCGGCGTCACGCTTTCGTTGTCGGTCCTCGGCTTTCTCCTCGGCGCCGCCTTCGGCGCGCTGGCCGCCGGCGGCAGGCTCTCGTCGCGCAGCATCCCGTTTTGGCTCGCGAACGTCTACGGCACGGTGTTTCGTGGCGTCCCCGATCTCCTGACGATCTACCTGCTCTACTACGGCGGCAGCATCGCCCTGACGCAACTCGGCGAATTCTTCGGCTATGCCGGCTTCATCGGGCTGCCGACCTTCGCGACCGGCGTGCTGGCCCTGGGCATCATATCGGGCGCCTATCAGGGCGAGGTCTATCGCGGCGCCTACCAGGCCGTGGATCGCGGCCAGTTCGAAGCGTGCAAGGCGCTCGGCCTCACCCGTTTTCAATCGCTGCGTCTCGTCATCGTGCCGCAACTGATGCGCCACGCGCTGCCGGGGCTCGGAAATGTCTGGCAGCTGGTACTCAAGGATTCCGCACTGATTTCCGTGATAGGCCTCGTCGAACTGATGCGACAAGCGCAGATCGGCGCCGGATCTACACGAGAGCCCTTCGTCTTCTACGTAGCGGCGGGCGCGCTCTATTTCGTGATTGCGGCCGTGACTGCATCGGTTTTCCGCTACAGCGAGGCCCGGGCGTGGCGGGGCACGGTCCACGCGTGA
- a CDS encoding ABC transporter permease: MIDFAFFLDIIPTLLFGLPLTLQLAGSSISIGFVAALLLALAQQGNHWILVWPIRSFVAVFRGTPLLVQIFLIYYGLGQFRPSLQAIGLWWLFREPYWCAIIALSLNTAAYGSEILRGAMQGVPRGLIEAASAFGMSRLLTLRLVVLPLALRQAIPSYSNEIILMIKGTSLASIITLMEVTGIAQGLISQTYRAVEVFVAAGAIYLTLNFTIITALNALETWLTPYRARA, translated from the coding sequence GTGATCGACTTCGCCTTCTTTCTCGATATCATTCCAACCCTTCTGTTCGGCTTGCCGCTGACTTTGCAGCTTGCGGGCTCGTCGATCAGCATCGGCTTCGTCGCGGCCCTGCTGCTCGCACTGGCACAACAGGGAAACCACTGGATACTGGTATGGCCCATCCGGTCCTTCGTGGCGGTCTTTCGCGGCACGCCCCTGCTTGTACAGATTTTCCTCATCTACTACGGCCTCGGCCAGTTCCGTCCATCGCTCCAGGCGATCGGGCTCTGGTGGCTGTTCCGCGAGCCCTACTGGTGCGCCATCATCGCGCTCAGCCTCAATACCGCTGCCTATGGCAGCGAGATCCTGCGCGGGGCGATGCAAGGCGTGCCGCGTGGCCTCATCGAGGCAGCCTCCGCCTTCGGCATGTCCCGGCTCCTAACGTTGCGCCTCGTCGTTCTGCCTTTGGCGCTACGCCAAGCTATCCCGAGCTACAGCAACGAGATCATCCTCATGATCAAGGGCACGTCGCTGGCATCGATCATCACGCTGATGGAGGTCACTGGCATTGCGCAGGGGCTCATTTCGCAAACATATCGCGCCGTCGAGGTCTTTGTGGCCGCCGGCGCGATATATCTCACGCTCAATTTCACAATCATCACGGCACTGAACGCGCTGGAAACCTGGCTCACGCCCTACCGGGCGCGGGCCTGA
- the ggt gene encoding gamma-glutamyltransferase: MRNFEKPTRSVAVSRHAMAATSHPSATLTALQIMEAGGNAMDAAIAACAMQCVVEPGSTGIGGDCFALYAPNGSDKVIAYNGSGRTPAALTADWFDEQGLVEVPRQSPAAVTIPGAIEAWTRLHSDHGRLAFADVLAPAIRFAEEGYAIAPRVHRDWSLEQRLLAADATAARIFLPGGKAPKIGEVHRQPELAATLKRIAAGGRGAFYEGPVAEDMVSYLNSLGGLHTMEDFSGARGEYVTPVATDFRGYGIHECPPNGQGIIALLILNILSRFEAKGDPQSPDRLHVEIEATRLAYAARDAWIADPVKANVPVDELLSDALADKLTSMIDLGKALTDLPPFEMPLHRDTVYISVVDRNRNSASFINSIFDSFGAGLVSPRSGVILHNRAQSFSLKPGHPNLIGPSKRPLHTIIPGMATRNGRVEMPFGVMGGYYQALGHAHLIAKVLDYGMDLQEAIDLPRVMPTSRGTEVEAEHTLDSSTKAELERRGFTFTPAQDPIGGAQAIRIDWENDTLTGASESRKDGVALGI, encoded by the coding sequence ATGCGCAACTTCGAGAAGCCGACGCGATCCGTTGCCGTGTCGCGCCATGCGATGGCAGCGACCTCGCACCCTTCGGCCACCCTCACGGCGCTGCAGATCATGGAGGCGGGTGGTAATGCCATGGATGCGGCCATTGCCGCCTGCGCGATGCAGTGCGTCGTCGAACCTGGTTCGACGGGAATCGGCGGCGACTGTTTTGCGCTCTATGCGCCCAATGGTTCCGACAAGGTCATCGCCTATAACGGGTCCGGCCGCACCCCGGCGGCCCTCACTGCCGACTGGTTCGATGAGCAAGGACTGGTGGAGGTGCCACGCCAGTCGCCCGCAGCGGTAACGATCCCCGGGGCGATCGAAGCGTGGACACGCCTCCACTCCGATCACGGCCGGCTCGCCTTTGCCGATGTGCTCGCGCCCGCGATCCGGTTTGCCGAGGAAGGTTACGCGATCGCCCCCCGCGTTCACCGCGACTGGTCTCTCGAACAAAGACTGCTCGCGGCCGACGCGACGGCTGCGCGGATCTTCCTCCCTGGCGGAAAGGCGCCAAAGATCGGCGAGGTTCACCGTCAGCCGGAGTTGGCGGCAACACTGAAACGCATTGCTGCCGGGGGACGCGGCGCATTCTACGAGGGACCGGTCGCCGAGGACATGGTTTCTTATCTGAATTCGCTCGGCGGTCTCCACACGATGGAAGACTTCAGTGGGGCGCGCGGCGAGTACGTGACCCCAGTGGCCACCGATTTTCGCGGCTATGGGATCCATGAATGTCCGCCGAACGGCCAGGGGATCATCGCTCTCCTGATCCTCAATATCCTGAGCCGCTTCGAAGCGAAAGGGGATCCGCAATCGCCCGACCGGCTGCATGTCGAGATCGAAGCAACGCGCCTTGCCTATGCCGCCCGCGACGCCTGGATCGCCGATCCGGTCAAGGCGAATGTACCCGTGGATGAGTTGCTGTCGGACGCGCTGGCCGACAAGCTTACGTCAATGATCGACCTGGGAAAGGCGCTGACCGACCTGCCGCCCTTCGAAATGCCGCTCCATCGCGACACCGTCTATATCTCGGTCGTCGACCGAAATCGAAACTCGGCAAGCTTCATCAACTCGATCTTCGATAGTTTCGGCGCCGGCCTCGTCTCGCCTCGCTCGGGCGTCATCCTGCACAATCGCGCCCAGAGTTTTTCGCTCAAGCCCGGCCATCCGAATCTGATCGGACCGTCGAAGCGTCCGCTTCACACGATCATCCCCGGCATGGCGACCCGCAACGGCAGGGTGGAGATGCCATTCGGCGTGATGGGCGGCTACTATCAGGCGCTCGGCCATGCCCATCTGATCGCAAAGGTCCTCGACTACGGCATGGACCTCCAGGAGGCGATCGACCTGCCGCGCGTGATGCCGACCTCCCGCGGGACCGAGGTCGAGGCGGAGCACACGTTGGACAGCTCGACCAAAGCCGAACTCGAACGGCGAGGCTTCACCTTCACTCCGGCGCAGGATCCGATCGGCGGCGCGCAAGCGATCCGCATCGACTGGGAGAACGACACCCTGACCGGTGCATCGGAATCGAGAAAAGACGGCGTTGCGCTCGGAATCTAG
- a CDS encoding bile acid:sodium symporter family protein → MLLGTIEAGLKRVGLDRYLIILILTVVLAAFVPARGGFAKGLSEVTFWAIALLFFLYGARLSLSAALAGLTNWKLQAGCLACTYILFPVLALGLFGLSHAWFPAAIGFGLIYLGCLPSTVQSSIAFTSVAGGNVAGALCAASLSNLIGVVLCPILLAIVLHTSTSEGDPFGAVWKIAQQILFPFLLGQLLRPLLADVLNRNKQATMIVDRGSILLIVYSAFSAGVAAGIWQRLSWSDITFLVVLCVLLLGVVMAVVFIVSRFASIPRGDRLALLFCGSTKSLATGLPMAGILFDAAQIALIVLPLMLFHLIQLSVLAVVSQRSVIRS, encoded by the coding sequence ATGCTGCTGGGGACTATTGAGGCCGGGCTGAAGCGCGTCGGCCTGGATCGCTACCTGATCATCCTGATCCTAACGGTGGTCCTTGCCGCCTTTGTTCCTGCGCGAGGCGGATTTGCAAAGGGGCTTTCAGAGGTGACTTTCTGGGCGATAGCCCTGCTGTTCTTCCTGTATGGCGCCAGGCTTTCGCTGTCCGCCGCGCTTGCCGGCCTGACGAACTGGAAGCTTCAGGCAGGCTGCCTGGCCTGCACCTATATCCTCTTCCCCGTGCTTGCCCTGGGTCTTTTCGGCCTCTCGCACGCCTGGTTCCCGGCAGCGATCGGCTTCGGCCTCATCTATCTCGGTTGCCTGCCGTCCACCGTGCAGAGTTCCATTGCATTTACGTCGGTTGCCGGCGGCAATGTTGCCGGCGCCCTGTGCGCGGCTTCGCTATCGAATTTGATAGGCGTGGTGCTCTGCCCGATTCTGCTCGCTATAGTGCTCCATACCAGCACGAGTGAGGGCGACCCGTTCGGCGCCGTCTGGAAGATCGCGCAGCAAATCCTTTTTCCGTTCTTGCTGGGGCAATTGTTGCGGCCGTTGCTGGCGGATGTCCTAAACCGGAACAAGCAGGCGACAATGATTGTCGATCGCGGCTCAATCCTGCTGATTGTCTATTCCGCCTTCTCCGCAGGGGTTGCCGCCGGGATATGGCAACGTCTTTCCTGGTCCGACATAACCTTTCTGGTCGTTCTTTGCGTTCTGCTGCTCGGTGTCGTGATGGCCGTCGTCTTCATCGTGAGCCGATTTGCAAGCATCCCGAGAGGTGATCGTCTGGCGCTTCTTTTTTGCGGTTCAACCAAGAGCCTTGCGACCGGGCTGCCGATGGCCGGCATCTTGTTCGACGCAGCTCAAATCGCGCTCATCGTGCTGCCGCTGATGTTGTTTCACCTGATCCAGTTGTCGGTGCTGGCCGTCGTCTCCCAGCGCAGTGTGATCCGTTCTTAG
- a CDS encoding amidohydrolase family protein, whose product MLAGAFVLGLCATAAADDVLFENVRIFDGKGAALSAPSNVLVEGNVIARISTSPIEAEGAQRIAGNGRTLMPGLIDAHWHAMLIATGPAEAMGDVGFANLAAGDEATDTLMRGFTTIRDVGGPAFGLKRAIDQGIIAGPRIYPSGAMITVTSGHGDFRQFSDLPRRVGGLFTPMERNGGSIVVDSPDEVRLRAREQFMQGAVLLKLTAGGGVSSPHSPLDVTTFTAPELRAAVEIAENWGTYVAAHAFTSDAIRKSIAAGVKCIEHGFLMDEETAKLIAEKDVWLSLQPLPELMRTGLREGSVERAKADEVWPGIGRTYELAKKYKIKTAWGTDVLFSRALAKQQGAILASLVRWYTPAEALAMATGTNAELLALSGKRNPYPGKLGVVEQGALADLLLVEGNPLEKIHLVADPANNFKIIMKDGVIYKNTLTE is encoded by the coding sequence ATGCTTGCGGGCGCTTTCGTGCTCGGACTTTGCGCCACTGCGGCCGCTGATGACGTGCTTTTCGAAAACGTCCGCATCTTCGACGGAAAGGGCGCCGCCCTTTCGGCTCCGTCGAATGTGCTCGTCGAGGGCAATGTGATCGCGCGGATCTCGACAAGTCCCATCGAGGCTGAAGGCGCGCAGCGCATCGCCGGCAACGGGCGAACGCTGATGCCGGGGCTGATCGACGCGCATTGGCACGCGATGCTGATTGCGACCGGGCCGGCTGAGGCAATGGGCGACGTCGGCTTCGCCAATCTTGCGGCCGGCGACGAGGCGACGGATACGCTGATGCGCGGCTTCACCACCATTCGCGACGTGGGCGGGCCGGCGTTCGGTCTCAAGCGCGCGATAGATCAGGGCATCATCGCAGGACCCCGCATCTATCCGTCCGGCGCCATGATCACGGTGACCAGCGGGCATGGGGATTTCCGCCAGTTCAGCGACTTGCCGCGGAGGGTCGGCGGCTTGTTCACCCCCATGGAGAGGAACGGCGGCAGCATCGTCGTGGACAGTCCCGACGAGGTGCGTTTGCGTGCCCGCGAGCAGTTCATGCAGGGAGCCGTGCTGCTTAAATTGACGGCGGGCGGCGGAGTGTCGTCGCCCCACAGCCCGCTCGACGTCACCACTTTCACCGCGCCCGAACTGCGGGCGGCCGTTGAAATTGCCGAGAATTGGGGCACCTACGTCGCCGCGCACGCCTTCACCTCGGATGCGATCCGGAAGTCTATCGCGGCCGGTGTGAAGTGTATCGAACACGGCTTTCTCATGGACGAGGAAACCGCCAAGCTGATCGCCGAAAAGGACGTTTGGCTGAGCTTGCAGCCGCTTCCCGAATTGATGAGGACAGGCCTCCGGGAGGGTTCGGTCGAGCGCGCCAAGGCCGATGAGGTGTGGCCCGGCATCGGCAGGACCTACGAACTGGCAAAGAAGTACAAGATCAAGACGGCGTGGGGAACCGATGTCCTGTTCTCGCGCGCGCTGGCGAAGCAGCAGGGGGCAATTCTCGCCTCGCTTGTCCGTTGGTACACGCCTGCCGAAGCGCTCGCCATGGCGACCGGGACCAATGCCGAACTGCTGGCTCTGTCCGGCAAACGCAATCCCTATCCCGGCAAGCTCGGCGTGGTCGAGCAAGGCGCGCTCGCGGACCTATTGCTCGTCGAAGGCAATCCGCTGGAGAAGATCCACCTGGTGGCCGATCCTGCCAACAACTTCAAGATCATCATGAAGGACGGCGTGATCTATAAGAACACGCTGACCGAGTGA
- a CDS encoding AraC family transcriptional regulator → MDSLKQAVRAYASAHGNGDGLALTPVPGLRMMCVETPRGTLHSIYRPLVCLVLQGAKRLTVGREERVFSAGQSVIVCADMPVVGKIEQASPNEPYLAIAVELEMAILREVAAQLGSARAPRPSAIRTLFASDTEAAALDCAVRLMRLLDRPEAAPLLRPGILRELHYWLLSGSHGPDLRALADPGSHASRLGEAIATLRAEYRSRIRVERLAETAAMSLTAFHKHFKHLTSLTPGQYQKRLRLIEARRLMLDEGFSASSAAFEVGYESVSQFTREYRRMFQAPPKRDALRVRGASRRLEGGVDRVPLEQLAIS, encoded by the coding sequence ATGGACTCACTCAAACAGGCCGTTCGGGCATATGCCTCCGCTCATGGCAACGGCGACGGCTTAGCGCTGACGCCTGTGCCGGGCCTCAGGATGATGTGCGTCGAGACGCCGCGGGGTACGCTTCATTCGATCTACCGGCCGCTGGTTTGCCTCGTCCTGCAGGGCGCCAAGCGCTTGACTGTCGGGCGGGAGGAGCGCGTCTTTTCCGCCGGCCAGTCCGTGATCGTGTGCGCTGACATGCCGGTGGTGGGAAAAATCGAGCAAGCGAGCCCGAACGAACCCTATCTGGCGATCGCGGTCGAGCTTGAGATGGCGATCCTGCGTGAGGTTGCGGCTCAGCTCGGCAGCGCCCGCGCGCCGCGCCCATCCGCAATCCGCACTCTGTTCGCAAGTGACACCGAGGCCGCGGCATTGGATTGCGCTGTCCGCCTGATGCGCCTTCTGGATCGGCCCGAGGCGGCGCCACTGCTCCGCCCCGGGATCCTGCGCGAGCTTCACTATTGGCTTCTGTCAGGCAGCCACGGTCCCGATTTGCGCGCACTTGCCGATCCGGGCAGCCATGCCAGTCGCCTCGGCGAGGCCATTGCGACGCTCAGAGCCGAATATCGGTCACGCATACGGGTCGAGCGGCTCGCGGAGACAGCAGCAATGAGCCTCACTGCCTTCCATAAGCATTTCAAACACCTGACGTCACTGACGCCAGGACAATACCAGAAGCGACTCCGGCTCATCGAAGCGCGCAGACTCATGCTCGACGAGGGCTTTTCGGCGAGCAGCGCAGCTTTCGAAGTCGGCTATGAGAGTGTTTCGCAGTTCACCCGCGAGTATCGCCGAATGTTTCAGGCACCGCCGAAGCGCGACGCTCTGCGCGTCCGAGGCGCATCGCGCAGGCTTGAAGGAGGAGTGGATCGAGTCCCTTTGGAACAATTGGCGATCTCGTGA
- a CDS encoding ester cyclase, giving the protein MSSSRFAEPLIRIGEIAIARENDAALDGYFAPDFKIHGPGGELTYEELKAYFAALRAAFTNLQVQRAAIGESSYLAARTIFSGTFANVLTQSPVGPLQPHGKPVEWEVMNLFRYNEQGRLAEEWVRYDVRDLLQKLGAE; this is encoded by the coding sequence ATGTCCTCGAGTCGATTCGCCGAACCTCTGATCCGGATCGGAGAAATCGCTATCGCCAGAGAGAATGACGCCGCGCTCGACGGCTATTTCGCCCCGGACTTCAAGATCCACGGGCCTGGAGGCGAGCTGACCTACGAGGAGCTCAAGGCCTATTTCGCCGCCCTTCGCGCCGCCTTCACAAACCTTCAGGTTCAGCGTGCGGCAATCGGCGAGAGCTCATATCTGGCTGCCCGAACCATTTTTTCAGGAACCTTCGCCAACGTGCTCACCCAATCGCCTGTGGGGCCGTTGCAGCCGCACGGCAAGCCGGTCGAATGGGAGGTCATGAACCTCTTTCGCTACAATGAGCAGGGCCGTCTGGCGGAAGAGTGGGTGCGATATGACGTCCGGGATCTCCTGCAGAAGCTCGGCGCCGAATGA